GCGCCTGCCCGCGCGCGCACGAGTGCACGAAGGCGCCGAAGAGCGCGTCGCTCGTGGCGGCCGGAGCGAGGAAGATCGCCTCGTGGCGACGGTAGTCGCGCTCGCGGCGCGCGAGCGCGCCGGCGGCGCCGTCGAGCTCCGGGAGCGACGCGCGGGCGGAGCGCGACTCCCCGTCCCACGCGATCCACGCGCGCTCGACGCCGCGCGCGCGGAGCGCGCGCGCGACGGCGTCGGGCCGGTCGTCGAGGCGAAGGCGGGGCATCGCGTCCTCGGGCTCCGCGCGGCCGGCAGACGCGCGCCGCGCGGCGCGGTCCTCGGCCGAAACACCGCAGCGCTGAACCTCGCGAGCCGCGCCCCATGGCGATCGCGCGCGGGCGTACAATGCGGCGGTGCGCTCGGCTTCTCCGGTCACGGGGCGCGGCGCGGCGCCCGCACGCAGGCGGACCGCCCTCTCGGCGGCGCAGGCCGCGTTGTGCGGCATGGGCCTCGCCGTGTCGGCGCGCGAGCATCCCGACCGGCTCGCGCTCGCGTCGTCGCACGGCGACCGCAGCTTCGACCTGCTGAACGCGCGCGCGAACCAGCTCGCCCGCGCGCTCCGCGCGCGCGGGCTCGGCGAGGGCGACGGCGTCGCGCTCCTCTGCGCGAACCGCCCGGAGTTCGTCGTCGCGTTCCTCGCGACGCTGCGCGCGGGCATGCGGCTCGTGCCCATCCACACCGGCCTTCGCACCGGCGAGATCCGCTACGTCGTCGAGGACTGCGGCGCGAGGGCGCTGCTCGCGGACGGGCGCTTCGCCGACGCGGCCGCCGGCGCCGCGCGCGGCCTCGCGCGCATCGACGTGCGCATCGGCATCGGCGACCCCGTGCACGGCTTCGAGGCGTTCGACGACGCCGTCGATGCCGAGAGCGGCGACGACCTCGACGATCCCGTGCTCGGCTCGCAGATGCCGTACACGTCGGGCACGACGGGCCGGCCGAAGGGCGTCTTCCGCCCTCCGGCCGGCGCGCTGCGGCAGCCCGCGCTCGCCGATGCGATGCGCCGCTTCGGCTACGGCGCGCGCGGCGACGTCCACCTCTGCACCGGCCCGCTCCACCACACCGCGCCGCTCGTGTTCTCGCTCGCCATGCCGCTCGGCTGCGGCGTGCCCGTCGTGCTGATGGACGGCTTCGACGCCGAGCGCGCGCTGCGGCTCGTCGACGCCTATCGCGTCACGCACACGCACATGGTGCCGGTGATGTTCCGGCGCCTGCTCGAGCTGCCCGACGAGGAGCGCGCGTGCCGCGACGTGTCGTCGCTGCGCGTCGTGCTGCACGGCGCGGCGCCGTGCCCGCCGAGCATCAAGCGGCGCATGATCGAGTGGCTGGGCCCCGTGCTGTGCGAGTACTACGCCGCGGCCGAGGGCTTCGGCTGCCTGGCGACGAGCGAGGAGTGGCTCGCGCGGCCGGGCACGGTCGGCCGCCCCGCGCCCGGCGACGTCGAGATCCGCGACGGCGAGGGCAAGTCGCTGCCGCCCGGGCAGGAGGGCG
This genomic interval from Myxococcota bacterium contains the following:
- a CDS encoding AMP-binding protein, producing the protein MGLAVSAREHPDRLALASSHGDRSFDLLNARANQLARALRARGLGEGDGVALLCANRPEFVVAFLATLRAGMRLVPIHTGLRTGEIRYVVEDCGARALLADGRFADAAAGAARGLARIDVRIGIGDPVHGFEAFDDAVDAESGDDLDDPVLGSQMPYTSGTTGRPKGVFRPPAGALRQPALADAMRRFGYGARGDVHLCTGPLHHTAPLVFSLAMPLGCGVPVVLMDGFDAERALRLVDAYRVTHTHMVPVMFRRLLELPDEERACRDVSSLRVVLHGAAPCPPSIKRRMIEWLGPVLCEYYAAAEGFGCLATSEEWLARPGTVGRPAPGDVEIRDGEGKSLPPGQEGVIFLRAPEGGRFAYHGDEPMTRAAYAGDLFTLGDVGVLDAGGYLYVRERSADVVEAGGMNVYPAEVDAVLVTHPAVRDAATVGVPDDAGGERVVGVVELADGHVASAALADELAALCRAELAAFKCPREIVFRAALPRLENGKIYRRVVRDEVRAARAR